The following coding sequences are from one Capsicum annuum cultivar UCD-10X-F1 chromosome 3, UCD10Xv1.1, whole genome shotgun sequence window:
- the LOC107862304 gene encoding flavin-containing monooxygenase FMO GS-OX-like 9 isoform X1, translating into MVSERNLSKNVCVVGAGPSGLVAARELRKEGHNVVVFEQNHDVGGQWLYEPKVEHEDPLGRTNVQNVHSSIYASLRLTSPREIMGFTDFPFVVKKGRDPRRFPGHRELLLYLQDFCEYFGLREMIRFNTKVEYVGMLNYPEFGKDLRWIVKSKEKEAEKGVEEVFDAVVVATGHYSQPRLPNIKGMDAWRRKQMHSHIYRVPEPFQNELVVVVGNSLSGQDIGMELVDVAKEIHLSAKSLDVSEGLSKVISKHHTLHLRPQIDSLHEDGKVSFVDGTSTVADTIIYCTGYSYSFPFLDTKGMVVVDDDRVGPLYEHTFPPSLAPSLSFIGVPRKLIGFPFFESQAKWIAQLLSGKRTLPSWDEMMQSIKEFYCSREVAGIPKHNTHDLANFEYCDKYADYIGFPHLEEWRKELCLSALRNADKNLDTYRDSYNDSEMLQAAYQSPHFTHLGPKAF; encoded by the exons ATGGTTTCTGAGAGAAATTTGTCCAAGAATGTGTGTGTAGTGGGCGCTGGACCGTCAGGGTTGGTGGCTGCTAGGGAGCTGAGGAAGGAAGGGCACAATGTGGTGGTTTTTGAACAGAACCATGATGTGGGAGGACAATGGCTATATGAACCTAAAGTTGAACATGAAGATCCTTTAGGAAGGACTAATGTCCAAAATGTACATAGCAGTATTTATGCATCATTAAGGCTCACTTCACCAAGAGAGATCATGGGGTTTACTGATTTTCCTTTTGTGGTGAAGAAAGGGAGGGATCCAAGGAGATTTCCTGGCCATAGGGAGCTTCTCTTGTATTTACAAGATTTTTGTGAATATTTTGGATTGAGGGAGatgataaggttcaatactaaggTTGAGTATGTGGGGATGCTGAATTATCCTGAATTTGGCAAGGACTTGAGATGGATTGTGAAGAGCAAAGAGAAGGAAGCTGAGAAAGGGGTGGAGGAAGTTTTTGATGCTGTGGTTGTTGCAACTGGTCATTACTCTCAACCAAGGTTGCCTAACATTAAAG GAATGGATGCATGGAGGAGAAAACAGATGCATAGCCACATTTACAGGGTTCCAGAACCCTTTCAGAATGAG TTAGTTGTGGTGGTTGGAAACTCACTAAGTGGTCAGGATATAGGAATGGAACTTGTAGATGTGGCAAAGGAGATACATCTCAGTGCCAAATCTCTTGATGTTTCTGAAGGATTATCAAAAGTTATATCCAAGCACCACACTTTACATCTTCGTCCTCAG ATAGATTCATTACATGAAGATGGGAAGGTATCGTTCGTAGATGGCACTTCAACTGTTGCAGACACGATCATATACTGTACAGG GTACTCCTActcctttccatttcttgatacCAAAGGAATGGTAGTAGTTGATGATGATAGAGTGGGCCCACTTTATGAGCATACCTTCCCCCCTTCTCTTGCTCCCTCTCTCTCCTTCATTGGTGTACCCAGAAAG CTCATAGGCTTTCCTTTCTTTGAGTCACAAGCAAAATGGATTGCCCAGCTGCTGTCTGGGAAAAGAACACTCCCCTCATGGGATGAGATGATGCAATCCATCAAGGAATTTTATTGTTCACGAGAAGTTGCTGGCATTCCAAAGCACAATACCCATGATCTTGCTAATTTTGAG TACTGTGACAAGTATGCAGACTACATAGGATTCCCACATTTAGAAGAATGGAGGAAAGAACTCTGCCTATCAGCACTCAGAAATGCAGATAAAAACTTGGATACATATCGAGATTCATACAATGACAGTGAAATGCTACAAGCAGCTTATCAAAGCCCACATTTCACTCACCTTGGTCCCAAGGCTTTTTGA
- the LOC107862305 gene encoding DNA excision repair protein ERCC-1, with protein sequence MEDGEKKKSFVIQIPSYEEVMESSQSKTTSLFPSSSSSLVNPTPSSFSQAFKFVKESEFYSPPPPTSHPSSRPVNSSDVTASPSSSAPSSSTNRNAILVSNRQKGNPLLKHIRNVRWAFADIVCDYLLGPNTCALYLSLRYHLLHPDYLYFRIRELQKNFRLRIVLCHVDVEDVVKPLLEVTRTSLLHDCTLLCGWSLEECGRYLETVKVYENKPADLIQGQMDGDYLSRLNHALTAIRHVNKTDVVTLGSTFGSLSHVMDASMEDLARCPGIGERKVKRLYDAFHEPFKREVPKRQCIPETSVANEPHPGSSSGKEDEKEIGDASNCEKKEPEVTVKSALSAAFAKYPHKVARMKNKSQEKEDGKSSANEEANPGDMNDDSKEG encoded by the exons ATGGAAGACGGAGAGAAGAAGAAGAGCTTCGTAATACAGATACCTTCCTATGAAGAAGTAATGGAGAGTTCTCAGTCCAAAACGACGTCGTTATTCCCCTCCTCATCCTCCTCTCTCGTAAACCCTACCCCTTCTTCTTTCTCTCAAGCCTTCAAATTCGTCAAAGAATCCGAATTCTACTCTCCTCCTCCTCCCACTTCTCATCCTTCTTCCAG ACCGGTTAATAGTTCAGATGTTACAGCTTCACCATCATCGTCTGCACCTTCATCTTCAACTAATCGAAATGCTATACTCGTTAGCAATAGACAG AAGGGCAATCCGTTGCTAAAACATATCAGGAATGTGAGGTGGGCCTTTGCAGATATTGTTTGTGACTACTTATTGGGTCCGAACACTTGTGCTCTTTATTTAAG TCTCCGGTATCATCTGCTTCATCCAGACTACTTGTATTTTCGGATAAGGGAATTGCAGAAGAACTTTAGACTCCGCATAGTTTTGTGCCATGTTGACGTT GAAGATGTTGTCAAACCTTTACTTGAAGTTACCAGAACTTCTCTCCTTCATGATTGCACTCTGTTATGTGGTTGGAG tttagaAGAATGCGGAAGGTACTTGGAGACGGTAAAGGTTTATGAAAATAAGCCTGCTGATCTCATTCAGGGTCAAATGGATGGAGACTACCTATCACGG CTGAATCATGCTCTGACCGCAATACGACATGTAAACAAAACAGATGTCGTGACTCTTGGCTCAACATTTGGG TCTCTTTCACATGTGATGGACGCATCTATGGAGGATCTTGCTCGTTGTCCTGGCATAGGAGAGCGCAAG GTGAAACGCCTGTATGACGCTTTTCATGAACCTTTCAAGCGAGAAGTGCCAAAACGCCAATGCATTCCAGAAACTTCAGTCGCTAATGAACCTCATCCTGGATCCAGCAGCGGAAAGGAAGATGAGAAGGAAATTGGAGATGCAAGCAATTGTGAGAAGAAAGAACCCGAAGTAACTGTCAAGTCGGCACTTTCCGCTGCTTTTGCTAAATATCCGCACAAAGTTGCCAGAATGAAGAACAAATCACAAGAAAAGGAAGATGGGAAATCCAGTGCTAACGAAGAAGCTAATCCTGGAGATATGAATGATGACAGCAAGGAGGGCTGA
- the LOC107862302 gene encoding pentatricopeptide repeat-containing protein At2g02980, chloroplastic, with amino-acid sequence MKASVKTFTRFSSAYGFRSYTISALADSPMHKIPFSLIKLIDSSLSSFAPTTTLLFHNFSHSIDCNICNTLIRRYTDSKNHSYSLYVYTQMRKLNILPDSSTFPSLLKSVAQLSCLEVGKSIHCSAIQLGFASDIYTNTVLVSMYGICQQPDDARQLFDEIPERNVVTWNALITSYTHNRMFREAVDVFREMLGCGVKPSEVTMVGVLSACSHLGALSQGKWIHDYIVRNRLRVNVYVGTALIDMYAKCGDIDEAKKVFETMGLKNIYTWNVLISAYAMNGQGEAALQTFDRMVVEGVKPDAVTFLSVLCACCHQGFVEEGRRLFSNMINEFRLQPKIVHYGCMIDLLGRGGFLDEAMEMIHSMKLKPDAIIWRTLLGACRFHGREELGEFAFRKLLELEPTNGENYVLISNVHTQKKKWTEVGEVRELMDSSGIKKIPGCSSIEIENAVYEFKASDPLERGHEEIHKMLQDMKKQLKLAGYVPETEIALYDINEEEKEHNLIYHSEKLALAFGLLHSSEPTLRIMKNLRICQDCHQFFKLASAIYERNIVVRDIKRFHHFSGGLCSCKDYW; translated from the coding sequence ATGAAAGCATCAGTGAAGACCTTTACACGCTTTTCATCCGCCTATGGCTTCCGCTCCTACACAATTTCAGCATTGGCCGATTCTCCAAtgcataaaatcccattttcGCTTATAAAGCTGATAGattcttctttatcttcatttGCTCCTACTACTACTCTTCTATTCCACAACTTCTCCCATTCCATTGACTGTAATATATGTAATACACTTATCAGACGCTACACAGATTCAAAAAATCACTCGTATTCACTTTACGTTTACACCCAAATGCGTAAACTGAATATCCTTCCTGATTCCTCGACGTTCCCAAGTCTTCTCAAATCCGTCGCTCAATTATCTTGCCTAGAAGTCGGGAAATCCATCCATTGTAGTGCAATTCAGTTGGGTTTTGCTTCAGATATTTATACAAACACTGTTCTTGTGTCCATGTATGGGATTTGTCAGCAACCCGATGATGCCCGTCaactgtttgatgaaattcctgagAGGAATGTAGTTACGTGGAATGCGTTGATCACGAGTTATACGCATAATAGGATGTTTAGAGAAGCAGTTGATGTGTTTAGGGAGATGCTAGGTTGTGGGGTGAAACCAAGTGAGGTTACTATGGTTGGAGTTTTATCGGCTTGTTCTCATTTGGGAGCTTTGAGTCAAGGGAAGTGGATTCATGATTATATTGTGAGGAATCGGTTGAGAGTGAATGTATACGTTGGTACTGCGTTGATTGATATGTATGCTAAATGTGGAGATATTGACGAGGCAAAAAAGGTGTTTGAAACAATGGGACTGAAAAATATTTATACGTGGAATGTATTGATTTCGGCGTATGCCATGAATGGACAAGGGGAGGCTGCATTGCAGACTTTTGATAGGATGGTTGTAGAAGGCGTTAAGCCTGATGCTGTTACTTTCTTGAGTGTTTTATGTGCTTGCTGTCACCAAGGTTTTGTTGAGGAAGGTAGAAGGCTGTTCTCAAACATGATAAATGAGTTTAGATTGCAGCCAAAGATAGTGCATTACGGGTGTATGATTGATCTACTTGGACGTGGTGGGTTCTTGGATGAAGCTATGGAAATGATTCATTCGATGAAATTAAAGCCTGATGCAATAATATGGAGGACACTACTTGGTGCCTGTAGATTTCATGGAAGAGAAGAACTTGGTGAATTTGCTTTCCGTAAGCTTCTGGAACTGGAACCAACGAACGGGGAAAACTACGTGTTAATATCAAATGTTCATACTCAAAAAAAGAAATGGACTGAAGTTGGAGAAGTTAGGGAGTTGATGGACAGCAGCGGAATCAAAAAGATTCCTGGATGCAGttcaattgaaattgaaaatgCAGTTTATGAGTTTAAGGCATCTGATCCACTTGAAAGAGGGCATGAGGAAATCCATAAGATGTTGCAAGACATGAAAAAACAGTTGAAATTAGCTGGTTATGTGCCTGAAACAGAGATAGCTCTTTATGATATTAATGAAGAGGAAAAGGAGCATAATCTGATATACCACAGTGAAAAGCTTGCTCTTGCATTTGGGCTGCTACAttcatctgaacctacattaagGATAATGAAGAATTTAAGGATTTGTCAGGACTGCCACCAATTCTTTAAGCTTGCTTCAGCAATTTATGAAAGGAATATTGTTGTTAGAGATATAAAGCGCTTCCATCATTTCAGTGGAGGTCTTTGCTCATGCAAAGATTATTGGTGA
- the LOC107862303 gene encoding transcription factor UNE10 isoform X1 — protein sequence MSHCTVPTWNPRHQRQERVVDTEEANKYPHVHNQQNQINHFLPMPSKFEEVAELTWEKGQLEMHGLGGILSISQAKQTLGRAGDTLESIVHQATHHGQNQDSLQNYDQNDQDLKFRMCSGGKWGESSQHMAPPRATVLAKKRMRPSESDPQYGGAEDHGYTERSACASASATFCRENDTTMVTWPSFDESSRSIKSKTACDEDSACHGGGSENKEEEHETKRSNSSRRSRAAAVHNQSERRRRDRINQRMKALQRLVPNASKTDKASMLDEVIDYLKQLQAQVQFMSSSARNLAPQMMMPLGMHQHIQMSLLARMGVGVGLGMGMGMFDMTALARAAAAAAAATTTPQSLTTHPLIHPNQMTAPTNIPFIPPGAFALPPAPANIPSATQANTVVRATTVSPAATSTTTNPSPFTNPYSAYLPQSMDMEYFNNMAALYRQQLANQSTQITGSKLNQGDQTE from the exons ATGAGTCATTGTACGGTACCAACATGGAATCCAAGACACCAAAGACAAGAACGAGTCGTAGATACAGAAGAGGCTAACAAATATCCTCACGTGCATAACCAGCAGAATCAAATCAATCATTTTTTGCCCAT GCCTAGTAAGTTTGAAGAAGTAGCAGAACTAACATGGGAAAAGGGGCAATTAGAAATGCATGGACTAGGGGGCATCCTCTCCATCTCACAAGCAAAACAGACACTGGGAAGAGCCGGCGATACATTAGAGTCCATCGTGCATCAAGCTACACACCACGGGCAAAATCAGGATTCACTTCAAAATTATGACCAAAATGATCAGGATCTGAAATTCAGGATGTGTAGTGGAGGAAAATGGGGTGAGAGTTCGCAACATATGGCCCCTCCTCGAGCAACAGTGTTGGCAAAAAAGAGGATGAGACCATCAGAATCTGACCCCCAATATGGCGGAGCTGAAGATCATGGGTATACAGAACGCAGCGCGTGTGCAAGTGCCAGCGCTACCTTCTGTAGAGAGAACGACACCACCATGGTCACATGGCCTTCCTTTGATGAGTCTTCGCGTAGCATCAAGTCCAAAACGGCTTGTGATGAGGATTCTGCTTGTCATGGTGGTGGCTCG GAAAACAAGGAGGAAGAACATGAAACAAAAAGGTCCAACTCATCAAGACGCAGCCGAGCAGCAGCTGTTCATAACCAGTCAGAGCGG AGACGTCGAGACAGAATTAACCAAAGGATGAAAGCTCTGCAGAGATTGGTACCAAATGCAAGTAAG ACAGATAAAGCATCAATGCTTGATGAAGTCATAGACTACTTAAAGCAGCTACAAGCACAAGTTCAGTTCATGAGCAGTAGTGCAAGAAACCTGGCACCACAAATGATGATGCCTCTTGGAATGCATCAACATATTCAGATGTCATTACTAGCACGAATGGGCGTTGGAGTTGGTCTTGGCATGGGCATGGGAATGTTTGACATGACTGCTTTAGCTCgcgctgctgctgctgctgctgccgCCACAACTACCCCTCAGTCTCTTACAACTCATCCCCTCATTCATCCAAATCAAATGACAGCTCCCACTAATATCCCATTCATCCCACCAGGAGCTTTCGCCCTGCCTCCTGCCCCGGCTAATATTCCTTCCGCCACACAAGCAAATACTGTCGTGAGGGCTACAACTGTTAGCCCTGCCGCCACCAGTACCACCACCAATCCCTCCCCCTTTACTAACCCCTATAGCGCGTATCTACCTCAA TCGATGGACATGGAGTACTTCAACAACATGGCAGCTTTGTATCGACAGCAATTAGCTAATCAATCTACGCAGATAACAGGCAGCAAGTTGAACCAGGGTGACCAAACAGAATAG
- the LOC107862304 gene encoding flavin-containing monooxygenase FMO GS-OX-like 9 isoform X2, whose product MVSERNLSKNVCVVGAGPSGLVAARELRKEGHNVVVFEQNHDVGGQWLYEPKVEHEDPLGRTNVQNVHSSIYASLRLTSPREIMGFTDFPFVVKKGRDPRRFPGHRELLLYLQDFCEYFGLREMIRFNTKVEYVGMLNYPEFGKDLRWIVKSKEKEAEKGVEEVFDAVVVATGHYSQPRLPNIKGMDAWRRKQMHSHIYRVPEPFQNEDIGMELVDVAKEIHLSAKSLDVSEGLSKVISKHHTLHLRPQIDSLHEDGKVSFVDGTSTVADTIIYCTGYSYSFPFLDTKGMVVVDDDRVGPLYEHTFPPSLAPSLSFIGVPRKLIGFPFFESQAKWIAQLLSGKRTLPSWDEMMQSIKEFYCSREVAGIPKHNTHDLANFEYCDKYADYIGFPHLEEWRKELCLSALRNADKNLDTYRDSYNDSEMLQAAYQSPHFTHLGPKAF is encoded by the exons ATGGTTTCTGAGAGAAATTTGTCCAAGAATGTGTGTGTAGTGGGCGCTGGACCGTCAGGGTTGGTGGCTGCTAGGGAGCTGAGGAAGGAAGGGCACAATGTGGTGGTTTTTGAACAGAACCATGATGTGGGAGGACAATGGCTATATGAACCTAAAGTTGAACATGAAGATCCTTTAGGAAGGACTAATGTCCAAAATGTACATAGCAGTATTTATGCATCATTAAGGCTCACTTCACCAAGAGAGATCATGGGGTTTACTGATTTTCCTTTTGTGGTGAAGAAAGGGAGGGATCCAAGGAGATTTCCTGGCCATAGGGAGCTTCTCTTGTATTTACAAGATTTTTGTGAATATTTTGGATTGAGGGAGatgataaggttcaatactaaggTTGAGTATGTGGGGATGCTGAATTATCCTGAATTTGGCAAGGACTTGAGATGGATTGTGAAGAGCAAAGAGAAGGAAGCTGAGAAAGGGGTGGAGGAAGTTTTTGATGCTGTGGTTGTTGCAACTGGTCATTACTCTCAACCAAGGTTGCCTAACATTAAAG GAATGGATGCATGGAGGAGAAAACAGATGCATAGCCACATTTACAGGGTTCCAGAACCCTTTCAGAATGAG GATATAGGAATGGAACTTGTAGATGTGGCAAAGGAGATACATCTCAGTGCCAAATCTCTTGATGTTTCTGAAGGATTATCAAAAGTTATATCCAAGCACCACACTTTACATCTTCGTCCTCAG ATAGATTCATTACATGAAGATGGGAAGGTATCGTTCGTAGATGGCACTTCAACTGTTGCAGACACGATCATATACTGTACAGG GTACTCCTActcctttccatttcttgatacCAAAGGAATGGTAGTAGTTGATGATGATAGAGTGGGCCCACTTTATGAGCATACCTTCCCCCCTTCTCTTGCTCCCTCTCTCTCCTTCATTGGTGTACCCAGAAAG CTCATAGGCTTTCCTTTCTTTGAGTCACAAGCAAAATGGATTGCCCAGCTGCTGTCTGGGAAAAGAACACTCCCCTCATGGGATGAGATGATGCAATCCATCAAGGAATTTTATTGTTCACGAGAAGTTGCTGGCATTCCAAAGCACAATACCCATGATCTTGCTAATTTTGAG TACTGTGACAAGTATGCAGACTACATAGGATTCCCACATTTAGAAGAATGGAGGAAAGAACTCTGCCTATCAGCACTCAGAAATGCAGATAAAAACTTGGATACATATCGAGATTCATACAATGACAGTGAAATGCTACAAGCAGCTTATCAAAGCCCACATTTCACTCACCTTGGTCCCAAGGCTTTTTGA
- the LOC107862303 gene encoding transcription factor UNE10 isoform X2, giving the protein MHGLGGILSISQAKQTLGRAGDTLESIVHQATHHGQNQDSLQNYDQNDQDLKFRMCSGGKWGESSQHMAPPRATVLAKKRMRPSESDPQYGGAEDHGYTERSACASASATFCRENDTTMVTWPSFDESSRSIKSKTACDEDSACHGGGSENKEEEHETKRSNSSRRSRAAAVHNQSERRRRDRINQRMKALQRLVPNASKTDKASMLDEVIDYLKQLQAQVQFMSSSARNLAPQMMMPLGMHQHIQMSLLARMGVGVGLGMGMGMFDMTALARAAAAAAAATTTPQSLTTHPLIHPNQMTAPTNIPFIPPGAFALPPAPANIPSATQANTVVRATTVSPAATSTTTNPSPFTNPYSAYLPQSMDMEYFNNMAALYRQQLANQSTQITGSKLNQGDQTE; this is encoded by the exons ATGCATGGACTAGGGGGCATCCTCTCCATCTCACAAGCAAAACAGACACTGGGAAGAGCCGGCGATACATTAGAGTCCATCGTGCATCAAGCTACACACCACGGGCAAAATCAGGATTCACTTCAAAATTATGACCAAAATGATCAGGATCTGAAATTCAGGATGTGTAGTGGAGGAAAATGGGGTGAGAGTTCGCAACATATGGCCCCTCCTCGAGCAACAGTGTTGGCAAAAAAGAGGATGAGACCATCAGAATCTGACCCCCAATATGGCGGAGCTGAAGATCATGGGTATACAGAACGCAGCGCGTGTGCAAGTGCCAGCGCTACCTTCTGTAGAGAGAACGACACCACCATGGTCACATGGCCTTCCTTTGATGAGTCTTCGCGTAGCATCAAGTCCAAAACGGCTTGTGATGAGGATTCTGCTTGTCATGGTGGTGGCTCG GAAAACAAGGAGGAAGAACATGAAACAAAAAGGTCCAACTCATCAAGACGCAGCCGAGCAGCAGCTGTTCATAACCAGTCAGAGCGG AGACGTCGAGACAGAATTAACCAAAGGATGAAAGCTCTGCAGAGATTGGTACCAAATGCAAGTAAG ACAGATAAAGCATCAATGCTTGATGAAGTCATAGACTACTTAAAGCAGCTACAAGCACAAGTTCAGTTCATGAGCAGTAGTGCAAGAAACCTGGCACCACAAATGATGATGCCTCTTGGAATGCATCAACATATTCAGATGTCATTACTAGCACGAATGGGCGTTGGAGTTGGTCTTGGCATGGGCATGGGAATGTTTGACATGACTGCTTTAGCTCgcgctgctgctgctgctgctgccgCCACAACTACCCCTCAGTCTCTTACAACTCATCCCCTCATTCATCCAAATCAAATGACAGCTCCCACTAATATCCCATTCATCCCACCAGGAGCTTTCGCCCTGCCTCCTGCCCCGGCTAATATTCCTTCCGCCACACAAGCAAATACTGTCGTGAGGGCTACAACTGTTAGCCCTGCCGCCACCAGTACCACCACCAATCCCTCCCCCTTTACTAACCCCTATAGCGCGTATCTACCTCAA TCGATGGACATGGAGTACTTCAACAACATGGCAGCTTTGTATCGACAGCAATTAGCTAATCAATCTACGCAGATAACAGGCAGCAAGTTGAACCAGGGTGACCAAACAGAATAG